The Manihot esculenta cultivar AM560-2 chromosome 1, M.esculenta_v8, whole genome shotgun sequence genome has a window encoding:
- the LOC110622328 gene encoding calmodulin-like protein 11: MTDALTEEQIAEFREAFCLIDKDSDGFITMEELATVIQSLDGHPTKEEVGDMISEVEFDGNGTIDFDEFLSIIGRKMKENVTEELKEAFKVFDRNQDGYISANELRQVMINLGERLTEEEAEQMIREADLNGDGLVSYEEFARMMMAF, encoded by the exons ATGACAGACGCGCTTACAGAAGAGCAGATTGCAGAGTTCCGCGAGGCCTTTTGCTTGATTGACAAGGACTCAGatg GCTTCATTACGATGGAAGAACTGGCCACCGTCATACAATCGCTGGATGGACATCCTACCAAAGAAGAAGTTGGAGACATGATAAGCGAAGTCGAATTTGATGGAAATGGAACAATAGATTTTGACGAGTTCTTGAGCATTATCGGACGGAAAATGAAG GAAAACGTTACAGAGGAGCTAAAAGAAGCTTTCAAAGTGTTTGATAGAAACCAGGATGGATATATATCAGCCAATGAG CTAAGGCAAGTGATGATAAATTTGGGCGAGAGATTGACAGAGGAGGAGGCTGAACAGATGATTAGAGAGGCTGATTTAAATGGCGATGGTCTAGTTAGTTATGAGGAATTTGCCAGGATGATGATGGCCTTCTAA